In the genome of Gadus morhua chromosome 12, gadMor3.0, whole genome shotgun sequence, one region contains:
- the LOC115555032 gene encoding uncharacterized protein LOC115555032, which yields MMEFKMGFRSEKRVRLKAGVIPSIHAAPAAASGSATGGSEDHGPVRDSTIRKRELCTLLGNTARFEATDAPTASEDSEQEAVASLASQPKSVLHFGSQCHIRPPYRSSAIQVQTQTVSVGTQTELCVSSIPLPSPVQTEDESSSVSRDQPDDRSWSEVEEMSVSSSEEESEPKQGSQWDFGVADKFIVCLTQLMALFIICPACCGETNGNVEQQQGTFVQIKQAWKNEQADIVSQLKEMGGGGLILSGFPPTGDRQQHRASFYWSPYGTYTVIEDRINRFWIFNLSK from the exons ATGATGGAGTTCAAGATGGGTTTTCGGAGCGAGAAAAGAGTGAGGCTGAAAGCCGGTGTGATTCCCTCAATTCATGCCGCTCCAGCCGCAGCTTCGGGCTCAGCCACCGGCGGCAGTGAAGATCACGGACCGGTCAGAGATTCAACGATTCGGAAACGTGAACTGTGCACT TTGCTGGGAAATACGGCACGTTTTGAAGCCACAGATGCGCCTACAGCCAGTGAAGACTCGGAGCAAGAGGCCGTCGCTTCACTGGCTTCTCAGCCAAAATCTGTGCTTCACTTTGGCTCACAGTGTCACATAAGACCTCCTTATCGTTCATCAG CTATCCAGGTACAGACACAGACTGTCAGTGTGGGGACACAGACCGAACTCTGTGTTTCATCAATTCCACTGCCCAGTCCAGTACAAACAGAGGATGAATCATCCTCTGTTTCAAGAGATCAACCAGATGACAGGTCATGGAGTGAAGTGGAAGAGATGAGCGTGTCATCTTCTGAGGAGGAGTCAGAGCCAAAGCAGGGTTCTCAGTGGGACTTCGG AGTTGCAGACAAGTTCATTGTCTGTCTCACCCAGCTGATGGCTCTCTTCATCATTTGTCCTGCCTGTTGTGGGGAAACCAATGGTAacgtggagcagcagcagggaacATTTGTTCAGATCAAGCAA GCGTGGAAGAATGAGCAAGCTGACATAGTCAGCCAGCtgaaggagatggggggggggggtctaatcCTCTCAG GCTTCCCCCCTACCGGTGACCGCCAGCAGCATAGGGCCAGCTTCTATTGGTCGCCA